Within the Cyanobacterium sp. T60_A2020_053 genome, the region TTCTTCATAGGTTTCACCGTGAGTAATGGGTTGCATTTCATTTTTAAAATCAGGTAGAAATACTACAAAACAGTTATCTTCATCGCTCCATTGAATAGTGATAGTATAATTAAATTTACTCATAATTACTTACCCTCTTTTATTCTTTTTAATTTATCTAACTTTTGATTAATTTGTTTTTCCAAATATTTTTGAGCATCATCACCATCACTACCTGATATAGTAATTGGGTCTTCCGGTAATAGTTCATGATACCAACGAGTATGACTACCTTTAGCTGTACGATACACAAAACCAGCTTTTTTTAGTAAACTTTTTAATTCTCGAATTTTTTTAGGCATTAATCATCATATTTTAGTTATCGATTAACTCTTAAATCTTATGATAGCAACAAAAATCAGCAATAATAGGATATGTACCGATATACATAAATTGCTATGACTAATATCCCTCCTAGCTTGACTGGCAACGAAATCAGAGAGAAATTTTTACAATTTTTTGAAGCAAAACAACATCAAATACTACCCAGCGCCCCCCTCATTCCAGAAGACCCTACGGTATTATTAACCATAGCTGGAATGTTACCATTTAAACCAATTTTTTTGGGGCAACGACAAGCAGAATATCCTCGCGCTACTACCTCACAAAAATGTATTCGTACCAATGATA harbors:
- a CDS encoding type II toxin-antitoxin system HicB family antitoxin encodes the protein MSKFNYTITIQWSDEDNCFVVFLPDFKNEMQPITHGETYEEALKNGQEVLELIIEDYQEDGKDLPQPKTFVFA
- a CDS encoding type II toxin-antitoxin system HicA family toxin → MPKKIRELKSLLKKAGFVYRTAKGSHTRWYHELLPEDPITISGSDGDDAQKYLEKQINQKLDKLKRIKEGK